In one window of Rhodopseudomonas palustris HaA2 DNA:
- a CDS encoding aminotransferase — MNRVFADLPVTVFEAMSQLARDNNAINLGQGFPDDPGPEDIRRAAADAVLNGYNQYPSMMGIPELRQAIATHYGHWHGVALDPMTEVMVTSGATEALASAILSVVSPGDEVIVFQPVYDSYLPIIRQAGGIPRLVRLEPPHWRITEEALRRVFNAKTKAIVFNNPLNPAAVVYPREDLELLARFCQEYDAVAICDEVWEHVTFDGLSHIPLIAIEGMRDRTIKIGSAGKIFSLTGWKVGFVCAAPPLLRVAAKVHQFLAFTTAPNLQVAVAYGLGKCDDYFLQMRKDLARSRDRLARGLSSIGFPVIRSQGTYFLTVDLSPLGLNETDEVFCKRIVNDYKVAAIPVSAFYEEEPVTSVVRFCFAKQDQTLDTALERLSDAVHRR; from the coding sequence ATGAACAGGGTCTTCGCCGATCTGCCCGTCACCGTGTTCGAGGCGATGTCGCAGCTCGCACGCGACAACAACGCGATCAATCTCGGCCAGGGGTTTCCGGACGATCCGGGGCCGGAGGACATCCGCCGGGCCGCGGCCGACGCGGTGCTGAACGGCTACAACCAATATCCCTCGATGATGGGGATCCCGGAACTGCGGCAGGCGATCGCCACCCATTACGGGCATTGGCACGGCGTCGCGCTCGACCCGATGACCGAGGTGATGGTGACCTCCGGCGCCACCGAGGCGCTGGCCAGCGCCATTCTCTCGGTGGTCTCGCCGGGCGATGAAGTCATCGTGTTTCAGCCGGTGTACGATTCCTACCTGCCGATTATCCGGCAGGCGGGCGGCATTCCGCGCCTGGTCCGGCTCGAGCCGCCGCACTGGCGGATCACCGAGGAGGCGTTGCGCCGGGTCTTCAACGCCAAGACCAAGGCGATCGTCTTCAACAACCCGCTCAATCCCGCCGCGGTCGTCTATCCGCGCGAGGATCTCGAACTGTTGGCGCGGTTCTGCCAGGAGTACGACGCCGTCGCCATCTGCGACGAGGTGTGGGAACACGTCACCTTCGATGGCCTCAGCCACATCCCGCTGATTGCGATCGAGGGCATGCGCGACCGCACGATCAAGATCGGCTCGGCCGGCAAGATCTTCTCTTTGACCGGCTGGAAGGTCGGTTTCGTCTGCGCGGCGCCGCCGCTGTTGCGGGTGGCGGCCAAGGTGCATCAGTTCCTCGCCTTCACCACGGCGCCCAATCTGCAGGTCGCGGTCGCCTACGGGCTCGGCAAATGCGACGACTACTTTTTGCAGATGCGCAAGGACCTGGCGCGAAGCCGCGACCGGCTGGCGCGGGGCCTGTCGAGCATCGGCTTCCCGGTGATCCGGTCGCAGGGCACGTACTTCCTCACCGTCGATCTGTCGCCGCTCGGCCTCAACGAGACCGACGAGGTGTTCTGCAAGCGGATCGTCAACGACTACAAGGTCGCCGCGATTCCGGTGTCGGCATTCTACGAGGAGGAGCCGGTCACTTCGGTGGTGCGGTTCTGTTTCGCCAAACAGGATCAGACGCTCGACACCGCGCTCGAGCGGCTGTCGGATGCGGTGCACAGGCGTTAG
- a CDS encoding rhodanese-like domain-containing protein — protein MVGQVEDLTPQDVAKGVAEGRYLLVDVREPNEVAAEAYPDAVVVPLSSFDPRQIPDPSGKQVVFACRSGKRSVTASQAAQMSGLAYNKHLAGGILGWKAAGLPTKPGG, from the coding sequence GTGGTAGGCCAGGTTGAGGATTTGACGCCGCAGGACGTCGCCAAAGGGGTCGCAGAGGGACGTTATCTGCTGGTCGACGTCCGCGAGCCGAACGAAGTGGCGGCGGAAGCCTATCCGGACGCGGTGGTGGTTCCGCTGTCGAGCTTCGATCCGCGCCAGATCCCCGATCCGAGCGGCAAGCAGGTCGTGTTCGCCTGCCGCTCGGGTAAGCGCTCGGTGACGGCCTCTCAGGCGGCGCAGATGTCAGGGCTCGCCTACAACAAGCATCTCGCCGGCGGCATCCTCGGATGGAAGGCGGCAGGCCTGCCGACCAAGCCGGGCGGCTGA
- a CDS encoding flagellar motor protein MotB, with product MAKKKREEAHGGHGWFVTFADLMALLLAFFVMLTAFSTQDKDKLKVVAGSMREAFGVQSDARYSGIIENDGLPTRGKVKNTEHVNPELSTAKPSPGEVSKDEGIHTKEEREFALASASLRQALQDMPEISELSKNVMFEETKQGLNLEIMDQDGRAMFADGSKAPFERTRRLLQSLAGPLRATPLRITIAGHTSAGLMPARSDYNGFDLSADRANAVRQILEREGVPTSHFFAVTGRSDTQPLFPEDPAIAANRRVTITLMRESPALPPGLKP from the coding sequence ATGGCAAAGAAGAAGCGGGAGGAGGCACACGGCGGTCACGGCTGGTTCGTGACCTTCGCCGATCTGATGGCGCTGCTGCTGGCGTTCTTCGTGATGCTGACCGCGTTCTCGACTCAGGACAAGGACAAGCTGAAGGTCGTCGCGGGCTCGATGCGCGAAGCGTTCGGCGTCCAGTCCGACGCCCGCTATTCCGGCATCATCGAAAATGACGGCCTGCCGACCCGTGGCAAGGTCAAGAACACCGAACACGTCAATCCCGAATTGTCGACCGCCAAGCCGTCGCCCGGCGAGGTGTCTAAAGACGAGGGCATCCACACCAAGGAGGAGCGCGAATTCGCGCTCGCCTCGGCCTCGCTGCGACAGGCTCTGCAGGACATGCCGGAAATCTCCGAGCTTTCGAAGAACGTGATGTTCGAAGAGACCAAGCAGGGACTCAACCTGGAGATCATGGACCAGGACGGTCGCGCGATGTTCGCCGACGGCTCCAAGGCTCCGTTCGAGCGCACGCGAAGGCTGCTCCAGAGCCTCGCCGGGCCGCTGCGCGCGACCCCGCTGCGGATCACCATCGCCGGCCACACCTCGGCAGGGTTGATGCCGGCGCGAAGCGACTACAATGGCTTCGACCTGTCCGCGGACCGCGCCAATGCAGTGCGTCAGATCCTCGAACGGGAAGGGGTTCCGACCTCGCATTTCTTTGCGGTCACCGGCCGGTCCGATACCCAGCCGTTGTTTCCCGAGGACCCCGCGATCGCCGCCAACCGCCGGGTGACCATCACGCTGATGCGGGAGAGCCCGGCGCTGCCGCCGGGATTGAAGCCCTGA
- a CDS encoding motility protein A, translating into MDIATLIGLIAGAVVVSSLILMGGNFGMFYDIHAVIVIFGGSFAATLIRFPLSAMLHGLPLGAKFAFTMSNLSARDLVDELARIAEIARKSGPVGLEKVEADDPFLAKGIRYVADGYDLEFIRDNLERDRDNFLLHLNEGSKIYRAIGDCAPAFGMIGTLLGMVQMFSNMQDPSKLGPFMAVALLATLYGAVVANLVCLPIADKLHGKLVDEETNRTLIIDGILMIRDSKSPTLVREMLLAYLPEKHRHEEDEGVPA; encoded by the coding sequence ATGGATATCGCCACACTTATCGGCCTGATCGCGGGCGCCGTCGTCGTGTCGTCGCTCATTCTGATGGGCGGCAATTTCGGAATGTTCTACGACATCCATGCCGTGATCGTCATTTTCGGCGGTTCGTTTGCGGCGACTCTGATCCGCTTTCCTTTGTCGGCGATGCTGCACGGCCTGCCGCTCGGTGCCAAATTCGCCTTCACGATGAGCAACCTGTCGGCTCGCGACCTGGTCGACGAACTGGCCCGGATCGCCGAAATCGCCCGTAAATCCGGGCCGGTGGGGCTGGAAAAAGTCGAAGCCGACGACCCGTTTCTGGCGAAGGGCATCCGCTACGTCGCCGACGGCTACGACCTCGAATTCATCCGCGACAATCTCGAGCGCGATCGCGACAACTTCCTGCTGCATCTCAACGAGGGTTCGAAGATCTATCGCGCGATCGGCGACTGCGCGCCGGCGTTCGGCATGATCGGCACGCTGCTCGGCATGGTGCAGATGTTCTCCAACATGCAGGACCCGTCGAAGCTCGGCCCGTTCATGGCGGTCGCGCTGCTGGCGACGCTCTACGGGGCCGTGGTGGCGAACCTTGTCTGTCTTCCGATCGCCGACAAGCTGCACGGCAAGCTGGTCGACGAGGAGACCAATCGCACGCTGATCATCGACGGAATCCTGATGATCCGGGACTCCAAGAGTCCAACTCTGGTCAGAGAAATGCTGCTCGCTTATCTGCCCGAAAAGCACCGTCACGAAGAAGACGAAGGCGTGCCGGCCTAA
- a CDS encoding RraA family protein, protein MSQSETGLLPAAVLEALARYDTPTICNAMEIVAPERRAIGFTTRPLICPFPQLPPIVGYARTATIRATVASGLPATEQQARRMAYYEYVGSGQGPRISVIQDIDGPDAGFGAFWGEVNSAVHQALGCLGVITDGSIRDIPQWAPGFQALAGSIAPSHGHVHVTGFAAEIRVAGMTVRDGDLIHADSHGAIVIPHHLADKLPAAADLCGRREVPILAIARDPSFSLQRLREALIRSGEIH, encoded by the coding sequence GTGTCCCAATCCGAAACCGGACTGCTGCCCGCAGCCGTGCTCGAAGCGCTGGCGCGCTACGACACCCCGACGATCTGCAACGCGATGGAGATCGTCGCGCCGGAGCGCCGCGCGATCGGCTTCACGACGCGCCCGCTGATCTGTCCGTTTCCGCAATTGCCGCCGATCGTCGGCTATGCGCGCACCGCGACCATTCGCGCCACGGTCGCTTCGGGACTGCCCGCGACCGAGCAGCAGGCGCGGCGGATGGCGTACTACGAATATGTCGGCTCCGGGCAGGGGCCGCGTATCAGCGTGATCCAGGACATCGATGGACCCGACGCCGGATTCGGCGCGTTCTGGGGCGAGGTCAACAGCGCCGTGCATCAGGCGCTGGGATGCCTCGGCGTGATCACCGACGGCTCGATTCGCGACATCCCGCAATGGGCGCCGGGCTTCCAAGCGCTCGCCGGTTCGATCGCTCCGTCGCACGGCCACGTCCATGTCACCGGCTTCGCCGCGGAGATCCGCGTCGCCGGGATGACGGTGCGCGACGGCGACCTGATCCACGCCGACAGCCACGGCGCGATCGTGATTCCGCATCACCTCGCGGACAAGCTGCCGGCGGCGGCCGACCTCTGCGGGCGGCGCGAGGTGCCGATCCTCGCGATCGCCCGCGATCCGTCGTTTTCGCTGCAGCGGCTACGCGAGGCGCTGATCCGCTCCGGGGAGATTCACTGA
- the pssA gene encoding CDP-diacylglycerol--serine O-phosphatidyltransferase: MQYDETPPEMPRRRFGPIPVRMLVPNVITLLAICAGLTAIRLSTEGRMELAVAAIVFAAVLDGIDGRVARMIKGQSKFGAELDSLADFVNFGVAPGLILYFWQLHDLNNVGWIAAMVFAISGGLRLARFNATMDDPNKPAFAANFFTGVPAPAGAITVLLPVYMAFLGAPTPPAVLTALYTLLIAFLMVSRLPVFSGKTVKMRVAPEMVLPLFVSVVLFIALLIGYPWHILSACSVLYLLSLPLGWRSYRDHQRAAAAQESPSPSSSPAPAGAKPTLVVPETAAKDDRPNRLN; this comes from the coding sequence ATGCAGTATGACGAGACCCCACCCGAGATGCCGCGCCGTCGGTTCGGTCCGATTCCGGTGCGGATGCTGGTGCCCAACGTCATCACCCTGCTGGCGATCTGCGCGGGCCTGACGGCGATCCGGCTGTCGACCGAAGGCCGGATGGAACTCGCGGTGGCGGCGATCGTCTTCGCTGCGGTGCTCGACGGCATCGACGGCCGCGTCGCGCGGATGATCAAGGGCCAGTCGAAATTCGGCGCTGAGCTCGACAGCCTGGCGGATTTCGTCAATTTCGGCGTGGCGCCGGGCCTGATCCTGTATTTCTGGCAGCTCCATGATCTCAACAATGTCGGCTGGATCGCGGCGATGGTGTTCGCGATCAGCGGCGGCCTGCGGCTGGCGCGCTTCAACGCCACCATGGACGATCCGAACAAGCCGGCCTTTGCGGCCAATTTCTTCACCGGCGTGCCCGCGCCCGCCGGCGCCATCACGGTTCTGCTGCCGGTGTACATGGCGTTCCTCGGCGCGCCGACGCCGCCCGCGGTGCTGACGGCGCTGTACACGTTGCTGATCGCCTTCCTGATGGTATCGCGGCTACCGGTGTTCTCCGGCAAGACGGTGAAGATGCGTGTCGCGCCCGAGATGGTGCTGCCGCTGTTCGTCTCCGTGGTGCTGTTCATCGCTTTGCTGATCGGCTACCCGTGGCACATCCTGTCGGCCTGCTCGGTGCTGTATCTGCTCAGCCTGCCGCTCGGCTGGCGGTCCTATCGCGATCACCAGCGCGCTGCCGCCGCGCAGGAATCGCCGTCACCATCATCCTCGCCGGCACCGGCCGGCGCCAAGCCGACCCTGGTGGTCCCGGAGACGGCCGCGAAAGACGATCGGCCGAATCGCCTGAACTGA
- a CDS encoding phosphatidylserine decarboxylase, whose translation MSVVNSIRAQIPPIHREGYPFIGAFALATLVLFLIWAPLGWIGTVLTIWCLLFFRDPVRVTPVREGLVVAPADGRVSMVVQIIPPPALGLGDKPLPRVSIFMSVFNCHVNRSPVAGRVERIIYSPGKFINAELDKASEDNERNSLVISTPAGQIGVVQIAGLVARRIVAFVREGQPLAAGERFGLIRFGSRLDVYLPEGAKPLVSEGQTAIAGETVLADFSLGDGGRTYRAD comes from the coding sequence ATGTCCGTCGTCAATTCTATCCGCGCCCAGATCCCGCCGATTCATCGGGAAGGCTATCCGTTCATCGGCGCGTTCGCGCTCGCGACCCTGGTGCTGTTCCTGATCTGGGCCCCGCTCGGCTGGATCGGGACCGTGCTGACGATCTGGTGCCTGCTGTTCTTTCGCGATCCGGTGCGGGTGACGCCGGTGCGTGAAGGTCTGGTGGTGGCCCCGGCCGATGGCCGGGTGTCGATGGTGGTGCAGATCATTCCGCCGCCGGCGCTGGGGCTCGGCGACAAGCCGCTGCCGCGCGTCTCGATTTTCATGAGTGTGTTCAACTGCCATGTGAACCGCAGCCCGGTGGCCGGCCGGGTCGAGCGCATCATCTATTCGCCGGGCAAGTTCATCAACGCCGAGCTCGACAAGGCGAGCGAGGACAACGAGCGCAACTCGCTGGTGATCTCGACGCCGGCCGGGCAGATCGGCGTGGTTCAGATCGCCGGGCTGGTGGCGCGGCGGATCGTCGCGTTCGTCCGCGAGGGCCAGCCGCTGGCGGCCGGCGAGCGGTTCGGCCTGATCCGGTTCGGATCGCGGCTCGACGTTTACCTGCCGGAAGGCGCCAAGCCGCTAGTGTCCGAAGGGCAGACGGCGATCGCCGGCGAAACCGTGCTGGCGGATTTCAGCCTCGGCGACGGTGGCCGGACCTATCGGGCCGATTGA
- a CDS encoding ABCB family ABC transporter ATP-binding protein/permease: MAHPHSHSQSGSPAATPEDAVAQKATLGGTLMHLWPYIWPGDRFDLKMRVAWSVVLLLVAKAATLVVPFTFKWATDALTGADTAPVEPSNWTLWLLASPLALTMSYGLTRVLMAVLTQWRDGMFAQVAMHAVRKLAYRTFVHMHELSLRFHLERKTGGLTRVLERGRLGIEVIVRMVILQLVPTIIELTLVMAVLLWQFDWRYVAVIMATVVVYMFYTYKATEWRIEIRRRMNDSDSDANQKAIDSLLNYETVKYFGAEEREAKRYDKSMERYEGASVSTYTSLAVLNAGQAVIFTFGLTATMLMCAVGIRNGTNTVGDFVMINAMMIQFYQPLNFMGMVYREIKQAIIDIEKMFAVLSRNPEVKDKPGAEPLVVTNGTVHFDDVRFAYDPSRPILKGLSFEVPAGKTVAIVGPSGAGKSTISRLLFRLYDVSGGHIRIDGQDIRDVTQNSLRAAIGMVPQDTVLFNDTIRYNIRYGRWDATDEEVEEAARTAQIDTFIKASPKGYETEVGERGLKLSGGEKQRVAIARTVLKSPPILVLDEATSALDSHTEHEIQGALERVSQNRTSLVIAHRLSTIVGADEIIVLDQGRISERGTHAQLLEHGGLYASMWNRQREAEEARERLAMIGDDVVPNDSPVRSPAIDDDLATSAAAE, encoded by the coding sequence ATGGCTCATCCACATTCGCATTCGCAAAGCGGCAGTCCTGCTGCGACTCCCGAGGACGCCGTCGCGCAGAAGGCGACGCTGGGCGGGACCCTGATGCATCTGTGGCCGTATATCTGGCCGGGCGACCGGTTCGACCTGAAGATGCGGGTGGCCTGGTCGGTGGTGTTGCTGCTCGTCGCCAAGGCGGCGACGCTGGTGGTCCCGTTCACGTTCAAATGGGCGACCGACGCGCTGACCGGCGCGGACACCGCACCGGTCGAACCCTCGAATTGGACGCTGTGGCTGCTGGCGTCGCCGCTGGCGCTGACGATGAGCTACGGCCTGACGCGGGTGCTGATGGCGGTGCTGACGCAGTGGCGCGACGGCATGTTCGCCCAGGTGGCGATGCATGCGGTGCGCAAGCTCGCCTATCGCACCTTCGTTCACATGCACGAATTGTCGCTGCGGTTTCACCTCGAGCGCAAGACCGGCGGCCTGACCCGCGTGCTGGAGCGCGGCCGGCTCGGCATCGAAGTCATCGTGCGGATGGTGATCCTGCAACTGGTGCCGACGATCATCGAGCTGACGCTGGTGATGGCGGTGCTGCTGTGGCAGTTCGACTGGCGCTATGTCGCGGTGATCATGGCCACTGTCGTCGTCTATATGTTCTACACCTACAAGGCGACCGAATGGCGGATCGAGATCCGCCGCCGGATGAACGATTCCGACAGCGACGCCAACCAGAAGGCGATCGACTCGCTGCTCAACTACGAGACCGTGAAGTATTTCGGCGCCGAGGAACGCGAGGCGAAGCGCTACGACAAGTCGATGGAGCGCTACGAAGGCGCCAGCGTCAGCACGTACACGTCGCTGGCGGTGCTCAATGCCGGGCAGGCGGTGATCTTCACCTTCGGCCTGACCGCGACGATGCTGATGTGCGCCGTCGGAATCCGCAATGGCACCAACACCGTCGGCGATTTCGTCATGATCAACGCGATGATGATTCAGTTCTATCAGCCGTTGAACTTCATGGGCATGGTGTATCGCGAGATCAAGCAGGCGATCATCGACATCGAGAAGATGTTCGCGGTGCTGTCGCGCAATCCAGAGGTCAAGGACAAGCCGGGCGCCGAGCCGCTGGTCGTCACCAACGGCACCGTGCATTTCGACGACGTCCGTTTCGCCTACGATCCGTCGCGGCCGATCCTGAAGGGCCTCAGCTTCGAGGTGCCGGCCGGCAAGACGGTCGCGATCGTCGGTCCGTCGGGCGCCGGCAAGTCGACGATCTCGCGGCTCCTGTTCCGGCTTTATGACGTATCCGGCGGCCATATCCGGATCGATGGTCAGGACATTCGTGACGTGACCCAGAATTCGTTGCGGGCTGCGATCGGCATGGTGCCGCAGGATACCGTCCTGTTCAACGACACCATCCGCTACAACATCCGCTATGGCCGTTGGGACGCCACCGACGAAGAGGTCGAGGAAGCGGCGAGGACGGCGCAGATCGATACGTTCATCAAGGCGTCGCCGAAGGGCTACGAGACCGAGGTCGGCGAGCGCGGGCTGAAATTGTCCGGCGGCGAAAAGCAGCGTGTCGCGATTGCGCGAACCGTTCTCAAGTCGCCGCCGATCCTCGTGCTGGACGAAGCCACTTCGGCGCTCGACAGCCACACCGAGCACGAAATCCAGGGCGCGCTGGAGCGTGTGTCACAGAACCGCACCTCGCTGGTGATCGCGCACCGGCTGTCGACCATTGTCGGCGCCGACGAGATCATCGTGCTCGATCAGGGCCGGATCTCCGAGCGCGGCACGCATGCTCAGCTGCTCGAACATGGCGGGCTCTATGCCAGCATGTGGAACAGGCAGCGCGAGGCCGAAGAGGCGCGCGAGCGTCTGGCGATGATCGGCGACGACGTCGTCCCGAACGATTCACCGGTTCGTTCGCCGGCGATCGACGACGATCTGGCAACTTCCGCGGCGGCGGAGTAA
- a CDS encoding TIGR00730 family Rossman fold protein — MSEIKTVCVYCGSGSGTNPLFVEAAQAFGKELAESGVTLVYGGGAIGLMGAVANAVLDHGGTVTGIIPGFLRTREIALNRVQDMIVTDDMHERKRLMFEHSDAFVALPGGIGTLEELVEQMTWQQLGRHRKPILIANIDGFWDPLLGLLAHMTETAFIRPQFSVNVLTADSVSEILPKLRAAAAPEQAKTMAPEIARRL; from the coding sequence ATGAGCGAAATCAAAACCGTCTGCGTCTATTGCGGCTCCGGATCGGGCACCAATCCGCTTTTCGTCGAGGCGGCACAGGCCTTCGGCAAGGAACTGGCCGAGAGCGGCGTGACGCTGGTCTATGGCGGCGGCGCGATCGGGCTGATGGGCGCGGTCGCCAACGCCGTGCTGGATCATGGCGGCACCGTCACCGGGATCATCCCCGGGTTTCTACGCACCAGAGAGATCGCGCTCAACCGCGTGCAGGATATGATCGTCACCGACGATATGCACGAACGCAAACGGCTGATGTTCGAACACTCCGACGCCTTCGTGGCGCTCCCCGGCGGCATCGGCACTCTCGAAGAACTGGTCGAGCAGATGACATGGCAGCAGCTCGGCCGCCACAGAAAGCCGATTCTGATCGCCAATATCGACGGCTTCTGGGACCCGCTGCTCGGACTGCTGGCCCACATGACGGAAACCGCCTTCATCCGCCCCCAGTTCTCCGTCAACGTCCTCACCGCCGATTCCGTCAGCGAGATCCTGCCGAAATTGCGCGCCGCCGCGGCACCCGAGCAGGCCAAGACGATGGCGCCGGAGATCGCGCGCAGACTTTGA
- a CDS encoding c-type cytochrome, with protein MTSNKRSLGKRLGLIAAFAVVAIGGAAAWIVQPPPIERNDPGFGANVDPALIARGEYVARLGDCVACHTAEGGPLMAGGRALETPFGKVYSTNVTPDPKTGIGQWSFGAFDRAMRKGVSADGHNLYPAMPYPSYAKMTDDDMKALWAYLLKGLAPVEKANLPLEMQFPFNMRIALAAWNFAFLDATPFKAEPAKDAVWNRGAYLVQGLGHCGACHTPRGIGFQEKAMSDAGPAGHFYLAGAKVENWNAIELRDLWTVEDTVLLLKTGQNRFATASGSMTDVILHSTQGLSDQDLTAIATYLKALPSDRPKAEPRIASTEAPAATFTTRGGLGYAQFCTDCHRADGAGVKGIFPPLAGNPTVTSKDPATLVHIALTGWKTTATAAHPRVWTMPAFARLADREIAEILSFVRESWGEGARAVSEAEVAAARAALDPKIDKSLFETPRLADLLAQPNAPQLVRGMRLNAETRTLLPNHVGDELNCASCHLNAGTVADGSPYVGVSAFFPSYAPRAGREITLEDRINGCFLRSMNGKPLPVDGPDMQAMVAYFNWMKGATKPSDKVAGRGVGKVDTTLKPDPDNGKAIYVAQCVACHGQNGEGLKDAAGRLVYPPLWGEHSFNIGAGMARTYTAAAFVKRNMPIGTHEKFPLGQGSLTDQEAIDVAEYFTHMERPDFAPKVKDWPKGNKPKDARY; from the coding sequence ATGACGTCGAACAAGCGCAGCCTCGGCAAACGCCTCGGTCTGATCGCGGCCTTTGCTGTCGTCGCGATCGGCGGCGCCGCGGCCTGGATCGTGCAACCGCCGCCGATCGAGCGCAACGACCCGGGTTTCGGCGCCAATGTCGATCCCGCGCTGATCGCGCGCGGTGAATATGTCGCGCGGCTGGGCGACTGCGTCGCCTGCCACACCGCCGAGGGCGGACCTCTGATGGCTGGCGGCCGGGCGCTCGAGACGCCGTTCGGCAAGGTGTACTCGACCAATGTGACGCCCGATCCGAAAACCGGCATCGGGCAATGGTCGTTCGGCGCGTTCGATCGCGCGATGCGCAAGGGCGTCTCGGCGGACGGTCACAATCTCTATCCGGCGATGCCCTACCCGTCTTACGCCAAGATGACGGACGACGACATGAAGGCGCTGTGGGCCTATCTCCTCAAGGGCCTCGCGCCGGTCGAGAAGGCCAATCTCCCGCTCGAGATGCAGTTTCCGTTCAACATGCGCATCGCGCTCGCCGCCTGGAATTTCGCCTTCCTGGATGCGACGCCGTTCAAGGCCGAGCCTGCGAAGGATGCTGTGTGGAATCGCGGCGCGTATCTCGTCCAGGGTCTCGGCCATTGCGGCGCCTGTCACACGCCGCGCGGCATCGGTTTCCAGGAAAAGGCGATGAGCGACGCCGGACCGGCGGGCCATTTCTATCTCGCCGGCGCCAAGGTCGAAAACTGGAATGCGATCGAGCTACGCGATTTGTGGACCGTCGAGGACACCGTCCTGTTGCTGAAGACCGGCCAGAACCGCTTCGCCACCGCGTCCGGCAGCATGACCGATGTCATCCTGCATTCGACGCAGGGACTCTCCGACCAGGACCTGACGGCGATCGCGACCTATCTCAAGGCGCTGCCGTCCGACCGGCCGAAGGCCGAGCCACGGATCGCATCGACCGAGGCGCCTGCGGCCACCTTCACCACCCGCGGCGGGCTCGGCTACGCACAGTTCTGCACCGACTGTCACCGGGCCGACGGCGCCGGCGTGAAGGGCATCTTCCCGCCGCTCGCGGGCAATCCCACCGTCACTTCGAAAGACCCGGCGACGCTGGTGCATATCGCGCTGACCGGCTGGAAGACCACCGCGACCGCCGCCCATCCGAGGGTCTGGACGATGCCGGCCTTCGCCCGCCTCGCCGATCGCGAGATCGCCGAGATCCTGTCCTTCGTGCGCGAGAGCTGGGGCGAAGGCGCCCGCGCCGTCAGCGAGGCCGAGGTCGCCGCGGCGCGTGCCGCGCTCGATCCGAAGATCGACAAGTCGCTGTTCGAGACGCCACGTCTCGCCGATCTGCTGGCGCAGCCCAACGCGCCGCAACTGGTCCGCGGCATGCGGCTCAACGCCGAAACCCGCACGCTGTTGCCGAACCATGTCGGCGATGAACTCAACTGCGCCTCGTGCCATCTCAACGCCGGAACGGTCGCGGACGGCAGCCCCTATGTCGGCGTCTCCGCGTTCTTCCCCAGTTACGCGCCGCGCGCCGGTCGCGAGATCACGCTGGAGGACCGCATCAACGGCTGCTTCCTGCGCTCGATGAACGGCAAGCCGCTGCCGGTCGACGGCCCCGACATGCAGGCGATGGTCGCCTATTTCAACTGGATGAAAGGCGCGACCAAGCCGTCCGACAAAGTGGCCGGACGCGGCGTCGGCAAGGTCGACACGACGTTGAAGCCCGATCCGGACAACGGCAAGGCGATCTACGTGGCGCAATGCGTGGCCTGCCACGGCCAGAACGGCGAAGGCCTGAAAGACGCAGCCGGCCGGCTGGTCTATCCCCCGCTGTGGGGCGAGCACTCGTTCAACATCGGCGCCGGCATGGCGCGCACCTACACCGCCGCCGCCTTCGTCAAGCGCAACATGCCGATCGGCACCCACGAAAAATTCCCGCTGGGACAAGGCAGTCTGACCGATCAGGAGGCGATCGACGTCGCGGAGTACTTCACCCACATGGAGCGGCCGGACTTCGCTCCAAAGGTCAAGGACTGGCCGAAGGGCAACAAGCCGAAGGACGCCCGCTACTGA